The nucleotide window TCGTGACCGTGAACGGCAGTGCAGCTCCGTGCCGTCCGCGCAATGCAAAGCGCATCATGAAGTTCAAGAACGCTACTGCAATTGCCGAACGCAAGCCGGAAGATGCTGACAAGTACGCAGCTCTCATCGCTAAGAAGCCCTACCTCGACATCCCGCAGTGGGGTGCAGCCGATATCGACGCCGACCCGGCTCAGATCGGTAAGGCAGGTTCGCCGACGAACGTGAAGGCCGTCAAGAACATCGTGTTCAAGGCCAAGGAAAGCCGCACGCTCTCCGCAAGCGACGCCGACATTGAAGGACTTATCAAGGAACTTTTAGACGGGAAGATTATTGGCTAACCTATGAATAACGTATTTGTATATTGCGAAATTGAGGGAACCACCGTCGTTGACGTTTCCCTTGAACTGCTTTCTAAGGGTCGCAAGTTGGCCAACACTCTCGGCGTTCAGCTCGAGTGCATTTGCGCTGGCAAGGGCCTTGATGGCATTGAAAAACAGGTTTTCCCTTACGGTGTGGACAAGGTTCATGTGTTCGACGCCGAAGGCCTGTTCCCCTACACCACCAACCCGCACGCATCTCTCGTGGTGAACCTCTTCAAGGAAGAACAGCCGCAGATTTGCTTGCTCGGTGCAACGGTTATCGGCCGTGACCTCGGCCCGCGCATCTCCAGCGCCATGCACAGCGGCCTTACCGCTGACTGTACCGAACTCGAAATCGACAGCTTCGAAATGAGCATCGGTGGCGTGAAGAAGTTCTACGAAAACCAGCTCTGCCAGATCCGTCCGGCATTCGGCGGTAACATCGTCGCAACGATTGTGAACCCGGAACACCGCCCGCAGATGGCAACCGTCCGCGAAGGCGTGATGAAGAAGGAAATCGTGGACCCAAACTACAAGGGCGAAGTCATCAAGCACGACGTGGCCAAGTACGTTCCGGAAACGGAATACGTGGTCAAGGTGCTCGAACGCCATGTGGAAAAGGCCAAGCACAACCTCAAGGGCGCTCCGATCGTGGTCGCCGGTGGTTACGGCATGGGCTCCAAGGAAAACTTCAACATGCTGTTCGAACTTGCCAAGGAACTCCACGCTGAAGTCGGTGCTAGCCGCGCCGCTGTGGACGCAGGTTTCGTCGATCATGACCGTCAGATCGGTCAGACTGGCGTGACGGTCCGCCCGAAGGTCTATATCGCTTTCGGTATTTCCGGCCAGATCCAGCACCTCGCTGGCATGCAGGATTCAGGTATCATCATCTCCGTGAACTCCGACCCCGAAGCTCCGATCAACGCTATCGCTGATTACGTGATCAACGGCACCGTCGAAGAAGTTCTCCCGAAGATGATCAAGTATTACAAGGCAAACAACAAGTAAG belongs to Fibrobacter sp. UWB2 and includes:
- a CDS encoding electron transfer flavoprotein subunit alpha/FixB family protein, which codes for MNNVFVYCEIEGTTVVDVSLELLSKGRKLANTLGVQLECICAGKGLDGIEKQVFPYGVDKVHVFDAEGLFPYTTNPHASLVVNLFKEEQPQICLLGATVIGRDLGPRISSAMHSGLTADCTELEIDSFEMSIGGVKKFYENQLCQIRPAFGGNIVATIVNPEHRPQMATVREGVMKKEIVDPNYKGEVIKHDVAKYVPETEYVVKVLERHVEKAKHNLKGAPIVVAGGYGMGSKENFNMLFELAKELHAEVGASRAAVDAGFVDHDRQIGQTGVTVRPKVYIAFGISGQIQHLAGMQDSGIIISVNSDPEAPINAIADYVINGTVEEVLPKMIKYYKANNK